One genomic region from Cydia pomonella isolate Wapato2018A chromosome 4, ilCydPomo1, whole genome shotgun sequence encodes:
- the LOC133516971 gene encoding ethanolamine kinase, whose amino-acid sequence MSSVCLPAGDIFVPVQIDENDIYTGIFKLLEVIRPEWSKEQIKFKLYTDGITNKLVACQYQYQAKFNDNISSGNNVVLVRIYGNKTDLIIDRTAELRNIKKLNVLGLAPKIYGIFENGLAYQYYPGVTLNVETVLDSKVWPLVAKQMAKMHKVQLGPEVSKNPMVWDKIDQFLNLLPEPFTDETKQRRFVDSFGSLTRLRIESERLKSYVTKTESPIVFAHNDLLLGNVIHNQDEGTISFIDYEYAAYNYQAFDIANHFNEFVGLSIDDIDYGKYPSKEFQMSWIAAYLAEFLNVDSPDQRAVEKVYEEVQQLALASHFMWGAWSLVQFELSDIDFDFGRYAKIRFDRYFELKDDIFKQLS is encoded by the exons ATGAGTTCTGTTTGCTTACCTGCTGGAGACATTTTTGTGCCTGTCCAAATTGATGAGAATGATATATATACTGGAATATTCAAGCTTCTCGAAGTTATACGGCCCGAATGGTCCAAGGAACAAATAAAGTTTAAG tTGTACACTGATGGTATCACAAATAAACTTGTTGCATGCCAATACCAATACCAGGCtaaatttaatgataatattagCAGTGGAAATAATGTCGTGCTTGTTCGTATCTATGGGAATAAAACGGATCTAATTATTGACAGAACTGCTGAATTGAG GAACATAAAGAAACTTAATGTTCTTGGCTTGGCACCTAAAATATATGGGATATTTGAAAATGGATTGGCTTATCAATACTACCCAGGTGTAACTCTAAATGTGGAGACTGTGTTGGATTCAAAAGTTTGGCCACTGGTAGCAAAGCAAATGGCGAAAATGCATAAAGTTCAGTTGGGACCTGAG GTGTCAAAAAATCCAATGGTATGGGATAAAATTgatcaatttttaaatttattaccaGAGCCATTTACGGACGAAACTAAACAGAGGAG ATTTGTCGATAGCTTTGGCTCACTAACCAGACTAAGGATAGAATCCGAGCGATTAAAGTCATATGTAACAAAAACTGAGAGCCCGATCGTGTTTGCTCACAATGATTTACTTCTAGGAAACGTTATCCACAACCAAGATGAAGGAACCATATCTTTTATAGACTATGAATACGCGGCTTATAATTATCAAGCGTTTGACATAGCAAATCATTTTAATGAATTTGTTG GGTTGTCAATAGATGACATCGACTACGGCAAATATCCTAGCAAGGAGTTCCAGATGTCTTGGATAGCTGCGTACTTGGCGGAGTTTTTGAACGTGGATTCACCAGACCAAAGGGCAGTGGAGAAAGTGTACGAGGAAGTCCAGCAACTGGCGTTGGCCTCCCATTTTATGTGGGGGGCGTGGTCTTTGGTGCAATTCGAACTTTCTGATATTGATTTCGATTTTGGAAG GTACGCCAAGATACGGTTCGACCGATATTTCGAACTGAAAGATGACATCTTCAAGCAACTGAGTTGA